The Gloeomargarita lithophora Alchichica-D10 genomic sequence CGATTGCCCTGGCGCAGGCCGCCGGTTTGACCTGCTGTGATTTGGCCGGTCATCCCCTGCGTTTTGACCCAGGGGCGGTGGATGCGACCAGCCTTGGTCATCAGCAACGAATTTTAGTGGGCTGGCCCGATGCCCTGGCTAAATTATTGCCCTTGATCCAGCAGGCGGTACAGATGACGGAAGCGTTGTAACATGAAGACTTTGCATCTAAGCCAAATCAGCGGGCGGCCCCGCCAGTTGTAACAGGTGGTTTTGGACGAATTGTTGCAATTCACTGCGCTTGAGTTCGGCTCCCAATTTCGGCCCCGGCTCCTCCCAAAAAATCACACTCTCCACCGGCTCCATCCCTAATAACTGGAAAATGATCTGCACCACCGGCACGGGTAAGGCCATCAACCAGGGGTCTTTAGGCATGGGGATACTCTCGATAGCGTCTTGCAAAGTACTATAAGCGTACAGCAGAGTACGTTCAGCATCATCTGGGCTGGTGGGTGTCCAGGTGCTGGTCTGCCAACGTTGGTCTAATGTCTGGACAATGTAATACTGTTTGTGGTGAAAATTCCTGGCTAAATTCAAGAGTAATGGCCCAATTACCTGCACCAGTTGAGCGGTATTATCCCCCTTGGGGGCATCGTCAATCAGTTTTTGCAGTTGTTGCTCTAGTTCCATCAGGGCACCTCGCAGATTGGTCTTGCACCGGGGCTAGTGATTTCTAATGTAGAACACCGGGATGACTCCCAGAACCCCAAGATCATCCTTTTTAACGCTGATGGGGTATGGGCAAGGGGCTAAAGCCCCTTATTTTACAGGTGCTTTAGCATTAAGTCGGTATGGGCACCTCTATAAATTGAAAATTAGCGGTCGCAGGGGGGCACCCCCGTCCCTGGTTCTCGGTAATATAGGCATTCCAGCGATAGTTTTTTTGTTGGTTCAAATAAATAGAGGTGTCCGGTATGTTATCTACTAAAAAAACGCTGTAGCGTGATCAATCGGTGAGTTCTAATTGGGGTAGGTTCCAAAAGGCACCACTGAGGGCAGAAAAGGCAATACCTTTCACCCGGTTACGCACCGCTTCCAAATCTAAATTATTCACCAAATAAATAAACGGTAATTCCTCCTGGGTTAATTGTTGAAATTCCCGATAAATGGCTTGGCGTTTTGGCTCATCTATAACCTGAGAACCCCGGATCAAAAGGTCATCTATGGCTAATTCCCAGGGATGTACCGACCAATTTTGCAAGGGGGGTTGTCCCGGCTGTGACCCTTGATTGAAGGTATGTAAGCTACCCCTGGTGTACCAGATATTAAACCCACTGTGGGGGTCAATGCCACCGCCCCCAAATCCCCCTAGATAACAATCCCAATCCCGGGTTTTATTCAACCGTTCAATGTAGGGATTAAAACTCATGGTTTGCACATCCACCTGCATCCCCAACCCAGCTAAATCCTGCTTGATTTGGGCGGCCATAGCGGGGCGAACCCGGCGCTCGATATTGGTTAATAAGGTAAATTTAACCGGATTACCCTGGGCATCTACCAATTGCCCTTGAGTATTTAATTGGAATCCTGCTTCCGTGAGCAATTTTTTCGCTTGGGCAGGATCATGTTCATAAACCTTCACCCCTTGGTAATAATAGGGACTATCGGGATGTANNNNNNNNNNNNNNNNNNNNNNNNNNNNNNNNNNNNNNNNNNNNNNNNNNNNNNNNNNNNNNNNNNNNNNNNNNNNNNNNNNNNNNNNNNNNNNNNNNNNNNNNNNNNNNNGGCATTAAAGATGGTAAAGTTACGCCGTTTTGATTCTTTTTTTAAGAGTTGAAATGCCTCTGGTGATACTTCCAAAGCGTCCAATTCTTGGGACATGAATCGCAAAAGTTGCGTGTCGGTAGATTCAATAATTTGCCAGATAATCCGTTCAATCCGGGGTAAATTCTTGCCCTGTTTATCTTTTTGCCAGTAGTAGGGATTGCGGCGAAAAACCACCCGTTGGCTGGGGGTATAACGCTCCATCACATAGGCACCATTGCCAACGATTTCTTGCACCGGGGTATCAATCCCCCACATGGAGAGAAAACGGGGATTGCCCTGGGCATCGAGGGTTTGAATTCCTGGCCGGAGAATATGCGCCGGTAAAATGGGGATGCCGCCCACAAATCGCAGGAAAGGCGCAAAGGGTTCGGGAATGCGAAATTCCACCCGCCGGGAATCCAAGGCTTTGACCGTGGGAAAGGTGCGGCTTTGTCCCACCCGCAAAATATCTTGAATGCCGGAGGGAATTTTGGGGTTGAGGTAAACTTCTTGATAGGAAAAAACCACATCATCACTGGTCAAAGTTTTTCCATCTGACCAACGTAAATTTTCTCGCAGATTAAAAATAATTTGCTTTTTATTGGGGCTAATTTCCCAGGATTGGGCTAATGCCGGTTCCAAGTCTAGGGTGAGGCCATTGGTTTGCAATAGACCTTCATAGATAAAGCCAAAAACGCTATAAAATGAAGTATTGAGGGGATAATTAAACGTTGCGGGGCCAGAGGGGGTGGCTAATACAAGCTGGGGCACTTGGGCGGTGGGATTTCGCAGGGTACAGGCGGTGAGATTGACACTGATTAAGCCCAGACATAAAACCAAGGCCATCCATTTGAACCATTGCCGTCCCCACGTTTGCCCCCTAGCCATGAACTTCTATCTCCCACGTTCGTCTGAGCCTAGGATACCTGTGTGGAGTCGCAACGGCTATGATTGACCTGATTTTGGCCGGTTTACTCACGGAACCCCCGGCCCTGTTGATACTTAGTCAAGGTCTATTTTCGGGACAAACCAGCCCCTACAGCGACTCGGCTCAAGGCTATCGCCTGCGCTTGCCGGTGGAATTTCAGCCTGCGGGTGCGGGTTCCTGGTCGGGGCCTCGTTTACCCACGCCCACCACCATCTATGTCCACACGGAACCCATGTCGGGGTCAGCGGCGGCGTTTAACGTTCATTTCAAGAAATATAAAGATGACCCGCTCTACACCAACGTTACAGCGGTGAATATCCGAGGCGGCCAGGGATTTCGGGCGGAGGAGGTGGTGCGTCCCGGCAAATCCCCCGATGACCTGCACCGGTGGTTTTTGTTTGTTTATGCCAACGAGCGGGCTTATACGGTGGGAATGACCGGGCCATTGCGGGCGTTTCAACAGGGGATTTTGCCGCCGGTTTATGGGGCGGTGATCAATTCTTTTGAAGTTCTACCCCGTTAGGTTGAAGCTAGTCTAAATAACCCATCAAATCTTCTGGTTCGGCGGCGGGGGATAATTGGGGCGTTGCTTTGGGGGGTGGGACTCTGCGGGATTGTTCCAAAAAGAATTTCAACGCCAATTCCACCAACTGGGACTCGGTTAATTCCGGCATCTGCGTCTGCCATTGCTGTTGTAATGTGTGTAATTTCTGCCGCAATTGGGGGGGGATTTGATAGCTCACCCATTCGGTGGCGGGGGGCGTGGTCACCGGCGGCGGCGTTAGGCTTTCCCCACCGGGAACCGGGCGCCGGTTGAGGGGGTTGTTGTCCTGGGTGAGGCGGGGACGGGGTTTCACA encodes the following:
- a CDS encoding ABC transporter substrate-binding protein; translation: HPDSPYYYQGVKVYEHDPAQAKKLLTEAGFQLNTQGQLVDAQGNPVKFTLLTNIERRVRPAMAAQIKQDLAGLGMQVDVQTMSFNPYIERLNKTRDWDCYLGGFGGGGIDPHSGFNIWYTRGSLHTFNQGSQPGQPPLQNWSVHPWELAIDDLLIRGSQVIDEPKRQAIYREFQQLTQEELPFIYLVNNLDLEAVRNRVKGIAFSALSGAFWNLPQLELTD
- a CDS encoding ABC transporter substrate-binding protein, with translation MARGQTWGRQWFKWMALVLCLGLISVNLTACTLRNPTAQVPQLVLATPSGPATFNYPLNTSFYSVFGFIYEGLLQTNGLTLDLEPALAQSWEISPNKKQIIFNLRENLRWSDGKTLTSDDVVFSYQEVYLNPKIPSGIQDILRVGQSRTFPTVKALDSRRVEFRIPEPFAPFLRFVGGIPILPAHILRPGIQTLDAQGNPRFLSMWGIDTPVQEIVGNGAYVMERYTPSQRVVFRRNPYYWQKDKQGKNLPRIERIIWQIIESTDTQLLRFMSQELDALEVSPEAFQLLKKESKRRNFTIFNA